Proteins from a genomic interval of Acanthopagrus latus isolate v.2019 chromosome 7, fAcaLat1.1, whole genome shotgun sequence:
- the trappc6b gene encoding trafficking protein particle complex subunit 6b produces MADEASFQFLHNEVVQYVYKSAENGETENGRNITKLENMGFRVGQGLIERLTKDTIRFKDELDIMKFICKDFWTCVFKKQIDNLRTNHQGIYVLQDNKFRLLGQLSAGKQYLDQAPKYLTFTCGLVRGALSNLGVKSIVTAEVSTMPACKFQVMIQKV; encoded by the exons ATGGCAGACGAAGCTTCTTTCCAGTTTTTACATAACGAAGTGGTACAGTACGTTTACAAGTCAGCTGAAAACGGAGAGACg GAGAATGGGAGAAATATCACCAAGCTGGAGAACATGGGTTTCAGAGTCGGACAAGGGCTAATAGAGAG ACTGACAAAGGACACAATACGGTTCAAAGACGAGCTGGACATCATGAAGTTCATCTGTAAAGACTTCTGGACATGTGTGTTCAAAAAGCAAATTGACAACCTTCGAACCAATCACCAG GGCATCTATGTTCTCCAAGACAACAAGTTCCGATTACTGGGTCAGCTGTCGGCTGGGAAACAATATCTGGACCAAGCCCCGAAG tatTTGACCTTTACATGTGGTCTGGTGAGAGGAGCTCTGTCCAACCTGGGAGTGAAGAGTATTGTGACTGCTGAGGTGTCCACCATGCCAGCAT GTAAATTCCAAGTCATGATCCAGAAAGTGTAA
- the LOC119022818 gene encoding putative beta-lactamase-like 1, with translation MKVKWTMLGMVVFFLLSVVMTCCFIWQYRMPKLTTGKVLAVKKAVVEDMCPKFPEPVPLKHPITSLRAALEKIDVLLRSSVHNTKLPAISAIVVLNDSVLWNGNFGKKNISDPSSSAPNEYTVYRIASLSKIFPTLMLYKLWENGLVDSLDDPLEKYTDNFTIKNPLGKSGGPSVRTLSRNTPALTLRRMASQLSGLPRRLRSTNLLWSGDTKAALNLLRDDVLVADPGTKCHYSNVAFSLLANILAQKVTGSDFESWVSDNILQRLSMEDTGFNLTPAIQKQMAVGVYSNGQPAPLYDLGWYRPAGQMYSTAADMAKLMMALLGGYGWTLLRQDTLNTMLTPVFRCHSSYFANSTGTPWEINQKFGYDVVRKDGDLDGYAATLTLVPRLKLGLVILMAGVRPADQDLASQAYNYLIPAVENAFRDAKRTLRPPLNPAPYVGFFTYRNMTFYEIKVDSDGVLVMQQFGPQVDTNVPSKYRTIRLDYLQDRVFRVIFESPYPCKMKVNSASVSLEAQDRQLFNFFPFNKKGVSPGFDSPGLNTYRVTRIAGRPYFTS, from the exons TGGCTGTAAAGAAAGCAGTAGTAGAAGACATGTGCCCTAAATTCCCTGAGCCTGTGCCCCTGAAACATCCCATCACATCGCTGAGGGCAGCCTTAGAAAAG ATAGATGTACTCCTTAGGTCGAGCGTTCACAACACCAAGTTGCCAGCCATATCAGCCATCGTGGTTTTAAATGACTCTGTTCTGTGGAATGGAAACTTTGGCAAGAAGAACATAAGTGACCCCTCCTCATCTGCACCCAATGAATACACAGTGTACAG AATTGCGAGCCTGTCGAAGATTTTCCCCACACTGATGCTTTACAAGCTGTGGGAGAATGGCCTAGTGGACTCTCTGGACGACCCTCTGGAGAAGTACACAGATAACTTCACCATCAAGAACCCACTGGGGAAAAGTGGGGGGCCATCAGTCAGGACTCTCAGCCGCAACACTCCTGCACTCACCCTGCGCCGGATGGCTAGCCAGCTTTCTG GATTACCCAGAAGATTAAGATCCACTAATCTCCTCTGGAGTGGCGATACAAAGGCAGCCCTTAATTTGCTACGGGATGATGTCCTGGTGGCAGATCCAGGCACCAA ATGCCACTACAGCAATGTTGCTTTTTCCTTACTGGCCAACATCTTGGCCCAGAAGGTGACTGGCTCAGACTTTGAGAGCTGGGTATCTGACAACATTCTTCAGCGGCTCAGCATGGAGGACACTGGTTTCAACCTAACTCCCGCTATTCAGAAGCAGATGGCTGTGGGTGTATACAGCAATGGTCAGCCAGCTCCCCTTTACGACCTCGGCTGGTACCGACCTGCAGGCCAGATGTATTCCACTGCAGCTGACATGGCTAAGCTCATGATGGCTCTTCTGGGGGGTTACGGCTGGACTCTGCTCCGCCAGGACACCCTCAACACCATGCTGACCCCGGTTTTCCGATGCCACAGCAGCTACTTCGCCAACTCCACTGGCACACCGTGGGAGATCAACCAGAAGTTTGGCTATGATGTGGTGAGGAAGGACGGGGACCTGGACGGTTACGCAGCCACCCTCACCCTGGTGCCAAGGCTCAAACTGGGACTGGTCATCCTGATGGCTGGGGTTCGTCCTGCAGACCAGGACCTTGCGAGCCAGGCATACAATTATCTTATCCCTGCAGTGGAGAATGCTTTCAGGGATGCTAAACGAACTCTTAGACCACCGCTCAACCCAGCTCCTTACGTGGGCTTTTTCACTTACAGGAATATGACTTTCTATGAAATTAAGGTGGACTCAGATGGGGTGCTGGTCATGCAGCAGTTTGGACCACAGGTGGACACAAATGTGCCATCCAAGTACCGAACTATTCGACTGGATTATCTGCAGGACAGGGTGTTCAGGGTGATTTTTGAGAGCCCATACCCCTGCAAGATGAAGGTTAACAGTGCCTCAGTCTCACTGGAGGCACAGGACAgacagcttttcaactttttcccCTTTAACAAGAAAGGTGTGTCGCCAGGGTTTGATTCCCCAGGACTTAACACTTACAGGGTGACAAGGATAGCTGGCAGACCATACTTTACTTCATAA